The Vidua macroura isolate BioBank_ID:100142 chromosome 4, ASM2450914v1, whole genome shotgun sequence genome window below encodes:
- the PCM1 gene encoding pericentriolar material 1 protein isoform X23 yields MATGGGPFEEGMNDQDLPSWSNESLDDRLNNTDWGSQQKKANRSSEKNKKKLSGEGETRLTNDISPESSPGMERRKTRTSHSFPHARYMTQMSVPEQAELERLKQRINFSDLDQRSIGSDSQGRATAANNKRQLNENKKPFNFLSLQINTNKSKDPASGSQKKEGGVSAQCKELFGAALSKDFLQNCQVSAQEDGRGEQAMDSSQIVSRLVQIRDYIAKASSMRDDLVEKNERSANVERLSHLIDDLKEQEKSYLKFLQKMLARENEEDDDRTIDSAVGSGSVGESTSLNIDVQSEASDTTARDPQQEAKEELENLKKQHDLLKRMLQQQEELKALQGRQAALLALQHKAEQAIAVLDDSVVTETTGSVSGVSLTSELNEELNDLIQRFHNQLHDSQTQSVPDNRRQAESLSLTREISQSRNSSMSEHQSDEKAQLFNKMRMLQGKKQKMDKLLGELHTLRDQHLNNSSFFPASGSPQRSVDQRSTTSAASGPVGIVTVVNGETNSLASAPYPPDSLVSQNESEEDENLNPTEKLQ; encoded by the exons ATGGCAACAGGAGGTGGTCCCTTTGAAGAAGGAATGAATGATCAGGACTTGCCCAGCTGGAGCAATGAGAGCCTTGACGACCGGCTGAACAACAca GACTGGGGAAGTCaacagaagaaagcaaacagatcttcagagaaaaacaagaaaaagcttAGTGGAGAAGGTGAAACGAGACTTACTAATGACATATCTCCAGAATCTTCACCTGGAATGGAACGACGCAAGACCAGAACTTCTCATAGCTTTCCTCATGCTCGATACATGACTCAGATGTCTGTTCCAGAGCAGGCTGAACTAGAAAGGCTTAAACAAAGAATAAACTTCAGTGATCTGGATCAG AGAAGCATTGGAAGTGATTCTCAAGGCAGGGCAACGGCTGCTAATAACAAACGTCAacttaatgaaaacaaaaaaccattCAACTTCCTGTCACTGCAGATTAACACTAACAAAAGCAAAGATCCTGCCTCAGGTTCCCAAAAAAAGGAAGGTGGGGTATCAGCGCAATGTAAAGAGTTGTTTGGAGCTGCTCTAAGCAAGGATTTCTTGCAAAATTGTCAAGTGTCTGCTCAAGAAGATGGAAGGGGAGAACAAGCGATGGATAGTAGCCAG ATTGTGAGCAGACTAGTTCAGATTCGCGACTATATTGCTAAGGCCAGCTCCATGCGGGATGATCTtgtagagaaaaatgaaagatcGGCCAATGTTGAGCGTTTATCACACCTTATAGATGACCTTAAAGAGCAGGAGAAATCCTATCTGAAATTTTTGCAAAAGATGCTT gctAGAGAAAATGAGGAGGATGATGATCGGACTATAGATTCAGCTGTGGGATCTGGTTCTGTAGGTGAGAGCACATCGCTAAACATTGATGTGCAGTCTGAGGCTTCAGATACCACG GCCAGAGATCCTCAACAGGAAGCTAAAGAGGAGTTGGAGAACTTGAAGAAACAGCATGATTTATTGAAAAGAATGCTGCAACAGCAGGAGGAATTAAAGGCTCTTCAAGGAAGACAGGCAGCTCTTCTTGCTTTGCAGCATAAAGCAGAGCAAGCGATTGCTGTCCTGGATGATTCTG TTGTAACAGAAACTACAGGTAGTGTTTCAGGAGTGAGTCTTACATCAGAACTGAATGAAGAATTGAATGACTTAATTCAACGCTTTCACAACCAACTTCATGATTCACAG ACACAGTCTGTGCCTGACAATAGAAGGCAAGCAGAAAGCCTTTCACTTACCAGAGAGATTTCACAAAGCAGAAACTCTTCAATGTCTGAACACCAGTCAGATGAGAAGGCTCAGCTTTTTAACAAGATGCGAATGTTGCAGGGTAAAAAGCAAAAGATGGACAAACTATTAGGAGAACTTCATACACTTCGTGACCAACATCTAAATAACTCTTCCT tttttcctGCTTCAGGTTCTCCTCAAAGGAGTGTTGATCAAAGAAGTACAACTTCAGCTGCTTCTGGTCCTGTAGGCATAGTAACTGTTGTCAACGGTGAAACAAATAGTCTGGCATCTGCTCCCTATCCTCCTGATTCCCTGGTTTCTCAAAATGAGAGTGAAGAGGATGAAAATCTAAATCCAACAGAAAAGCTTCAGTAA